From a single Lolium rigidum isolate FL_2022 chromosome 7, APGP_CSIRO_Lrig_0.1, whole genome shotgun sequence genomic region:
- the LOC124670292 gene encoding uncharacterized protein LOC124670292, translating to MAMVQPVDMAVKANQILARFRPIAPKPAALPTSPAIDGAAAVAANTVLCHLQTRPCRARKRGRQNVAPVSPSSSAKRNKRPVYPMPLRCAAAAATDAAVATATRAHVSVAVPPTACMPLASLSPGAAGQDEEEEERDVPVERDLLRKLLEPKVISPRAVRPVGSTIHIASVAVHAACTDATGSTASSKTAEEVEAELEADALPAVVSDSSNRVRLVNDKYKEMVGAPECTWLGALARRISGEVALVVPAQQPDTRGGFSCAAKIEWERGGGERASVHAACDVTRLHCDSRDYIYAWRFRTADASSSVSTHRSGDA from the coding sequence ATGGCCATGGTGCAGCCGGTCGACATGGCCGTCAAGGCCAACCAGATCCTCGCGCGCTTCCGCCCCATCGCGCCCAAGCCGGCCGCCCTGCCCACGTCGCCCGCAATCGACGGCGCCGCCGCGGTCGCCGCCAACACCGTGCTCTGCCACCTGCAGACCAGGCCGTGCCGTGCCCGCAAGCGCGGGCGCCAGAACGTGGCACCGGTCTCCCCGTCCTCGTCCGCCAAGAGGAATAAGAGGCCCGTGTACCCGATGCCGCTCCGGtgcgcggcggccgcggccacCGACGCGGCGGTGGCCACGGCGACGAGGGCGCACGTGTCCGTCGCCGTCCCACCCACTGCATGCATGCCCCTGGCATCGCTCTCGCCGGGTGCGGCAggccaggacgaggaggaggaggagcgggacgTCCCCGTGGAGCGCGACCTGCTGCGGAAGCTACTGGAGCCCAAGGTGATCTCGCCGCGGGCGGTGCGCCCCGTGGGATCCACCATCCACATCGCCTCCGTCGCCGTCCACGCCGCATGCACCGACGCCACAGGCTCCACCGCCTCGTCCAAGAcggcggaggaggtggaggcggagctggaggccgaCGCGCTCCCGGCGGTGGTCTCGGACTCCAGCAACCGCGTCCGCCTCGTCAACGACAAGTACAAGGAGATGGTGGGCGCGCCCGAGTGCACCTGGCTCGGCGCGCTCGCCAGGAGGATCAGCGGCGAGGTTGCCCTTGTGGTGCCGGCCCAGCAGCCGGACACCCGCGGGGGGTTCTCCTGCGCGGCCAAGATCGAgtgggagcgcggcggcggcgagcgggcgTCCGTGCATGCGGCGTGCGACGTCACCCGGCTGCACTGCGACTCCAGAGACTACATTTACGCCTGGAGGTTCCGCACCGCCGACGCATCATCCTCCGTCAGCACCCACCGCTCCGGCGACGCATGA